In a single window of the Nodularia spumigena CCY9414 genome:
- a CDS encoding pentapeptide repeat-containing protein, whose translation MDAKELIRLYNSGQRYFPAANLVRVKLIAAYLPGINLWGADLRRANLAKAKLWGADLSHANLANANLTRANLSGVKLNQANLRGAKLNLAKFYGADFTGAYYDDSTRFSRGFDPESRNMQKF comes from the coding sequence ATGGATGCCAAAGAATTAATCCGACTTTATAACTCAGGACAGAGGTATTTTCCCGCCGCAAACCTCGTTCGAGTGAAGCTGATAGCAGCCTACTTACCTGGAATCAACTTGTGGGGAGCAGATTTGAGAAGAGCTAACCTAGCTAAAGCCAAACTCTGGGGAGCAGACTTAAGTCACGCTAATTTAGCCAATGCGAACTTAACTAGAGCTAACTTGTCTGGCGTTAAACTGAACCAGGCCAATCTCCGAGGAGCGAAACTCAATTTAGCCAAATTTTACGGTGCTGACTTTACTGGGGCTTACTATGATGACAGCACGAGGTTTTCGCGAGGTTTCGACCCAGAAAGCCGAAATATGCAGAAATTTTAA
- a CDS encoding DUF1838 domain-containing protein has protein sequence MVAQVQELDAQKWVKTRSSLNPTKSTFLTWTGKIYSFIPGEKRKLLFKMSGVSVSRCIPTAEGSWDFTSRELTYYLDPQTGEILRNWENPWTGETVPVIHVANNPVQGQFQGKFPAQVEGDTTTFVFDIFPTYPNLLAEDPKFAAYSPYPIYQATELFKLAVPTVDLSNSELDSVSQLRLSWDRIGQWLPWMKMGDSSGYLIYSASGSKVNGLTELPQLLQDEINTRVPLYKQAPKAFLDGEDMTSWLYFQKHFQAYLAGEIFPLPEAEEQ, from the coding sequence ATGGTTGCCCAAGTTCAAGAATTAGATGCCCAAAAATGGGTTAAAACTCGCTCTTCCCTTAACCCTACGAAATCTACATTTCTCACCTGGACAGGTAAAATTTACAGTTTTATTCCTGGTGAGAAAAGAAAACTGCTGTTTAAAATGTCGGGAGTCAGCGTTAGTAGGTGTATTCCCACAGCAGAGGGTAGCTGGGATTTTACTTCTAGGGAATTGACTTACTACCTAGATCCACAAACAGGCGAGATTCTGCGAAACTGGGAGAACCCCTGGACAGGTGAAACAGTACCTGTGATCCATGTTGCTAATAATCCTGTACAGGGGCAGTTTCAAGGCAAATTTCCCGCCCAAGTTGAAGGAGATACCACAACCTTCGTTTTTGATATTTTTCCCACTTATCCTAATTTACTGGCAGAAGACCCCAAGTTTGCTGCATACAGCCCATATCCAATTTATCAAGCCACGGAACTATTCAAATTAGCTGTACCAACAGTAGATTTATCTAACTCAGAACTAGATTCAGTGTCTCAACTTAGACTCAGTTGGGATAGAATTGGTCAATGGTTGCCCTGGATGAAAATGGGCGATAGCTCTGGTTATCTCATTTACAGTGCTTCGGGAAGTAAAGTAAATGGTTTGACAGAATTACCCCAGTTACTTCAAGATGAAATTAATACCCGCGTTCCTCTGTACAAGCAAGCACCAAAAGCTTTTTTAGATGGGGAAGACATGACCTCTTGGCTGTACTTCCAAAAACACTTTCAGGCTTACTTGGCTGGCGAAATCTTCCCCCTTCCTGAAGCCGAAGAACAGTGA
- a CDS encoding AbrB family transcriptional regulator, whose protein sequence is MNQNLSVTPTQELPTHQHPNVAQPVYVKLVILSLELLLAIPLALVLVKLQVGGIAWIFGGLGSGAIVLQGCRIFYQYYPKPNRRARKVGMALVGLSVGASSSNSDLTSLASGVPIFIFLTLFLLLCGGCIGYLYSRLSQTNLLTSMLATVPGGVGVMSSIAADYNRNVTLVALVQAIRVTTVVLLIPLIARTSVDHVLSQQTLPVTVRLLSFEPSQLGLLSLALVITTLVVSLAGLCKMPAAEFFGALVVGLAFNSLLHLLPVFGDVDFSPPVLIKLLGQLLLGITIGEYWGDKPNIGKRAIGYAFMSVAMTLIAGAIAAMLAMQLTSWDWLTCLLVTAPGGAPEMILVSLALNHNVEIVTAGHLVRLIAINSSLPLWIFLFSRLDKQLSDPV, encoded by the coding sequence ATGAATCAAAATCTCAGTGTTACTCCCACCCAAGAGTTACCCACTCATCAACATCCAAATGTTGCCCAACCAGTATATGTGAAGCTAGTAATCCTCAGTCTAGAACTCCTGCTGGCCATACCTTTGGCTTTAGTCTTAGTCAAGTTACAAGTAGGCGGCATTGCTTGGATATTTGGCGGACTTGGCTCTGGTGCAATAGTTTTACAAGGATGTCGGATTTTCTACCAGTATTATCCCAAACCTAATCGCCGGGCGAGGAAGGTGGGAATGGCACTTGTCGGCTTGAGTGTCGGTGCATCAAGTAGCAATAGCGATTTAACCAGTCTGGCTTCTGGTGTTCCTATATTTATTTTTCTCACTTTATTTTTACTGCTGTGTGGTGGCTGCATTGGCTACTTATACTCACGCTTGAGTCAAACCAATTTATTAACCTCAATGCTGGCGACAGTTCCCGGCGGTGTGGGAGTCATGTCATCTATTGCGGCCGATTACAATAGAAATGTTACCCTTGTAGCCTTAGTTCAGGCAATTCGCGTCACTACCGTAGTATTACTGATTCCCTTGATTGCTCGGACATCAGTTGATCATGTTCTCAGCCAGCAAACCTTACCTGTCACAGTTAGATTACTGAGTTTTGAGCCATCCCAACTGGGATTACTGTCTTTAGCACTGGTAATTACCACATTGGTAGTTTCTCTAGCTGGATTATGTAAAATGCCAGCAGCCGAGTTTTTTGGGGCATTAGTAGTTGGTCTAGCCTTTAATTCTTTGTTACACTTGCTACCTGTTTTCGGTGATGTGGATTTTAGTCCGCCGGTGTTGATCAAATTATTAGGTCAACTGCTGTTGGGAATTACCATTGGTGAGTATTGGGGAGATAAACCTAATATTGGCAAAAGGGCTATAGGTTATGCTTTTATGTCTGTAGCTATGACTCTGATTGCGGGTGCGATCGCTGCTATGCTGGCTATGCAATTAACCTCTTGGGACTGGTTAACTTGTCTGTTAGTTACAGCACCAGGAGGAGCGCCAGAAATGATTTTAGTATCACTGGCATTAAATCATAATGTAGAAATTGTCACAGCTGGTCATTTAGTCCGACTCATTGCTATTAATAGTTCTCTACCATTGTGGATATTTTTATTTAGTCGTCTTGATAAGCAGCTATCAGACCCAGTTTAA
- the bchI gene encoding magnesium chelatase ATPase subunit I produces MTPTAQSTASARRVVFPFTAIVGQEEMKLALLLNVIDPKIGGVMIMGDRGTGKSTTIRALADLLPEIPVVANDPFNSDPNDPDVMSDEVRQMVEQGAEIPIAHKKVQMVDLPLGATEDRVCGTIDIEKALSEGVKAFEPGLLAKANRGILYVDEVNLLDDHLVDVLLDSAASGWNTVEREGISIRHPARFVLVGSGNPEEGELRPQLLDRFGMHAEIHTVKEPALRVQIVEQRAEFDQNPPEFLEKCQGEQEALQQKIVNAQNLLPKVTLDYDQRVKISEICSELDVDGLRGDIVSNRAAKALTAFEGRSEVTVDDIKRVITLCLRHRLRKDPLESIDTGYKVQKAFARVFGLEPPEDDATQKNGVGQKIGARG; encoded by the coding sequence GTGACTCCAACTGCTCAATCCACGGCAAGTGCGCGTCGCGTGGTATTCCCATTTACGGCAATTGTGGGCCAGGAAGAAATGAAACTGGCGCTGCTGTTGAACGTGATTGACCCCAAAATCGGTGGTGTAATGATTATGGGCGATCGCGGTACCGGCAAATCCACGACTATCCGGGCGCTGGCTGATTTATTGCCAGAAATCCCTGTTGTTGCCAATGACCCCTTCAACAGTGACCCCAACGACCCCGATGTGATGAGTGATGAAGTTCGCCAAATGGTAGAACAAGGGGCAGAAATTCCCATAGCTCACAAAAAAGTTCAAATGGTAGACTTGCCATTGGGGGCTACAGAAGACCGCGTTTGTGGCACTATCGACATTGAGAAGGCTTTATCTGAAGGTGTGAAAGCTTTTGAGCCGGGATTGCTGGCTAAGGCTAACCGAGGCATTCTTTATGTAGATGAAGTCAATTTGCTCGACGACCACCTAGTAGACGTGCTACTGGACTCCGCAGCCAGTGGCTGGAATACTGTAGAACGCGAAGGTATTTCTATTCGTCACCCAGCCCGTTTTGTGCTTGTAGGTTCTGGGAACCCAGAAGAAGGTGAATTACGTCCCCAATTGCTAGACCGTTTTGGGATGCACGCAGAAATCCACACTGTCAAAGAACCAGCTTTGCGGGTGCAAATTGTGGAACAAAGGGCGGAATTTGATCAAAATCCTCCGGAATTTCTGGAAAAATGCCAAGGGGAACAAGAAGCATTACAACAAAAAATTGTCAATGCTCAAAATTTGTTACCAAAAGTAACACTTGACTACGACCAACGAGTCAAGATTTCGGAAATTTGCTCAGAACTAGATGTAGATGGTTTGCGTGGTGATATTGTCAGCAACCGCGCCGCTAAAGCATTAACTGCATTTGAAGGTCGTAGCGAAGTCACCGTTGATGATATCAAACGCGTGATTACTTTATGTCTGCGTCACAGACTGCGGAAAGACCCCTTAGAGTCTATTGATACTGGCTATAAGGTACAAAAAGCTTTTGCGCGGGTTTTTGGTTTGGAACCACCAGAAGATGATGCTACACAAAAAAATGGCGTAGGTCAAAAAATAGGGGCTAGAGGTTAA
- a CDS encoding nucleotidyltransferase domain-containing protein translates to MQRIEVEQRTILIGLSGSHGYGLNRPESDFDFRGVFIAPKRYYLGFDHIEQKDTGWDEPGIFPFIDNNEDTVIYELKKIIQLLAGANPNILELLWLQNYPVLTSVGQQLIKHKRIFLTKKVKHTYSGYAFAQIKKMETHRKWLLNPPQKKPLPSDFGIEDEAPLIKDELNAFLEYLYHLIRGRIEFLEEAEELYKLLTADIDFKGVLKQYTLPDETLEYTQKLTNSRKDFIRLLQKSQNYQIALREWKAYIAWQENRNPARAEMERKSGFDLKHGMHCIRLLRSGLEILQRGEIIVDRRIAGDVEDLKAILRGDYSYEQVMKMAEDLVSQMEIVYDKSSLPARPDLEQINELCMELVEMQGWE, encoded by the coding sequence ATGCAAAGAATAGAAGTTGAACAAAGAACAATATTGATTGGTTTATCTGGTAGCCACGGCTATGGGTTAAATCGTCCTGAGTCAGACTTTGATTTTCGGGGAGTATTTATTGCACCCAAGAGATATTACTTGGGATTTGACCACATAGAACAAAAAGATACTGGTTGGGATGAACCAGGGATATTTCCCTTTATTGATAACAATGAAGACACAGTTATTTATGAGTTAAAAAAGATAATTCAGTTATTAGCAGGGGCGAATCCCAATATTTTAGAATTGCTGTGGTTGCAGAATTATCCTGTTTTAACATCAGTTGGACAACAGTTAATTAAGCACAAAAGAATATTTCTCACAAAAAAAGTTAAACATACTTATTCTGGTTATGCTTTTGCTCAAATCAAGAAGATGGAAACCCATCGCAAATGGTTGTTAAATCCACCACAAAAGAAACCACTCCCATCTGATTTTGGCATAGAAGATGAAGCGCCACTTATTAAAGATGAATTAAACGCTTTTCTAGAGTATCTTTATCATTTAATTAGAGGCAGAATTGAATTTTTAGAAGAAGCTGAGGAATTATATAAGTTGCTGACGGCAGATATTGATTTTAAAGGAGTATTGAAACAATACACTTTACCTGATGAAACTTTAGAATATACCCAAAAGTTAACCAATAGCCGTAAAGATTTTATTCGCTTATTGCAAAAAAGCCAAAATTATCAAATAGCTTTAAGAGAATGGAAAGCTTATATAGCTTGGCAGGAAAACAGAAATCCTGCTAGGGCGGAAATGGAAAGAAAGTCTGGTTTTGACCTGAAGCATGGAATGCACTGCATTAGATTATTACGCAGTGGATTAGAAATATTACAACGAGGAGAAATAATTGTAGATAGAAGAATTGCTGGTGATGTGGAAGATTTGAAAGCTATTTTAAGAGGCGATTATTCCTATGAACAAGTGATGAAAATGGCAGAGGATTTAGTTAGCCAAATGGAAATTGTTTACGATAAATCAAGTTTACCTGCGCGACCTGATTTGGAGCAAATTAATGAATTATGTATGGAACTGGTAGAAATGCAAGGGTGGGAATGA
- a CDS encoding type II toxin-antitoxin system VapC family toxin: MQVNNLQILPIELSHIYALEDLPNHHRDPFDRILIAQAIVEKIPLLSIDVAFDSYPVQKIWE, translated from the coding sequence ATGCAAGTGAATAACCTGCAAATATTACCCATTGAGTTATCTCACATCTATGCTCTGGAAGATTTACCTAACCATCACCGCGACCCATTTGATAGAATTTTGATTGCTCAGGCAATAGTTGAAAAGATACCTTTATTAAGTATAGATGTGGCATTTGATTCATATCCAGTTCAAAAGATTTGGGAGTGA
- the rplU gene encoding 50S ribosomal protein L21, which produces MTYAIIETGGKQLKVEPGRFYDIELLHIEADEKVTIDSVLLVQHNGEVTIGQPLVVGATVEGTVVRNFRGRKVLVYKMKPKKKTRKKRGHRQEITRLMIDSINFNGEVFGPENGVAVELPVLEESPAEAVAE; this is translated from the coding sequence ATGACCTACGCAATTATTGAAACTGGCGGTAAGCAACTAAAAGTTGAGCCAGGTCGCTTTTACGATATTGAACTGCTCCATATCGAAGCGGATGAAAAAGTTACAATAGATTCAGTATTACTAGTACAGCATAACGGCGAAGTCACCATTGGACAGCCGTTAGTAGTAGGGGCGACTGTAGAAGGGACAGTAGTGCGGAACTTTAGAGGCCGTAAAGTCCTGGTATATAAAATGAAGCCTAAAAAGAAAACCCGCAAAAAACGGGGACATCGCCAGGAAATCACGAGACTGATGATTGATTCCATTAACTTTAATGGTGAAGTCTTTGGTCCCGAAAACGGTGTAGCTGTTGAACTTCCCGTTCTCGAAGAATCCCCTGCTGAAGCTGTTGCTGAATAA
- the rpmA gene encoding 50S ribosomal protein L27 produces the protein MAHKKGTGSTRNGRDSNAQRLGVKRYGGQTVLAGNILVRQRGTKVHPGNNVGIGSDDTLFALIEGVVTFERKGKSRKKVSVYPVAAPVEAAAV, from the coding sequence ATGGCTCATAAGAAAGGTACTGGTAGTACTCGTAACGGTCGCGACTCTAATGCTCAACGCCTGGGCGTAAAGCGCTATGGTGGTCAAACTGTGCTTGCGGGAAATATTCTCGTGCGTCAGCGTGGTACCAAAGTTCACCCCGGAAATAACGTCGGTATTGGCAGCGATGACACTCTATTTGCTTTGATTGAAGGTGTAGTAACCTTTGAGAGAAAAGGTAAATCCCGCAAAAAAGTTAGCGTTTATCCAGTCGCTGCGCCAGTTGAAGCAGCAGCTGTTTAG
- the cruF gene encoding gamma-carotene 1'-hydroxylase CruF, whose amino-acid sequence MKQLVIAERVCLIGHIVSMVFGLVGILLVVPNAEVIFHVSEFGQTAIQWSMSGGGVVYMILGTAAVFLYGLRTLGLGRILAFMLPAIFISLGSELLGTSTGFPFGHYSYLSGLGYKIAGLVPFTIPLSWFYVGCSSYLLARAGLEVDTKPSWWRHICAIGLGSLCLTSWDFVLDPAMSQTSLPFWYWQQPGPFFGMPYQNFAGWLGTGAVFMTVAALLWNSNPIKFERSQLNVPLVVYLANFGFATVMSLAAGFTIPVGLGFVLGVAPSLALWLKGSAVSAQIDTESTTNEVSVANIKVALK is encoded by the coding sequence ATGAAACAACTTGTAATCGCGGAGCGCGTATGCCTGATTGGTCATATCGTGTCAATGGTGTTTGGATTAGTAGGCATACTACTAGTTGTACCTAATGCCGAAGTAATTTTCCATGTATCTGAATTTGGACAAACCGCCATACAGTGGAGTATGTCCGGTGGTGGTGTGGTCTATATGATCTTGGGAACAGCAGCTGTATTTTTATATGGTTTGCGAACCTTGGGTTTGGGTAGAATTTTGGCATTTATGCTACCCGCAATATTCATTTCTTTGGGTAGTGAACTACTAGGAACCAGTACAGGATTTCCTTTCGGTCACTACAGCTATCTCAGTGGCTTGGGCTATAAAATCGCTGGTTTAGTGCCGTTCACAATTCCCCTGTCATGGTTTTATGTGGGATGCTCTTCTTACCTGCTGGCGCGTGCTGGTTTAGAAGTGGATACAAAACCTAGCTGGTGGCGACATATCTGTGCTATCGGTTTGGGTTCTTTGTGCTTGACTTCTTGGGATTTTGTGCTAGACCCAGCCATGAGTCAAACTTCTCTCCCCTTCTGGTATTGGCAACAACCGGGGCCGTTCTTTGGAATGCCTTATCAAAACTTTGCGGGCTGGTTGGGTACTGGTGCTGTATTTATGACTGTGGCGGCTTTGCTATGGAACAGTAACCCGATCAAATTTGAGCGATCGCAACTCAATGTACCCTTAGTAGTATATTTAGCTAACTTTGGTTTTGCTACAGTCATGAGTTTAGCTGCTGGGTTCACCATTCCTGTAGGATTAGGCTTTGTACTAGGTGTAGCTCCTTCTTTAGCACTGTGGTTAAAAGGTTCAGCCGTATCTGCCCAAATTGATACAGAATCAACAACCAACGAAGTTTCAGTGGCAAATATTAAAGTTGCTTTGAAATAA
- the cruG gene encoding 2'-O-glycosyltransferase CruG has product MENALTVESVITFLLLLIQIPATAILLSRLVKGPRRLPPLQPQQPTPELLGTVSVVVPTLNEALRISPLLSGLSRQSYEVREIIVVDSNSQDGTPDLVKTAQQQDPRFRLMTDDPLPANWVGRPWALHNGFLHSSEASQWFLGMDADTQPDPGLVASLVKTAEAQEYDLVSLSPQFILQYPGECLLQPALLMTLLYRFDPAGITTEQPERVMANGQCFLCRRSVLAAVGGYTSARSSFCDDVTLARHIAAQGFKVGFLDGAKVLKVRMYEGAVETWKEWGRSLDLKDASPSAQVWGDLWLLSAVQGLPLLVVLSCWLISLNPLLLGLNVFLLVIRFAMLLAIAPSYDRKNAQGGWLFWLSPLADPIAVLRIFLSALHTPKEWRGRKYN; this is encoded by the coding sequence GTGGAAAACGCTTTAACAGTAGAAAGCGTCATAACTTTTCTATTGCTACTTATCCAAATACCAGCAACAGCCATTCTCCTTTCCCGTCTGGTAAAGGGGCCAAGAAGACTTCCGCCCCTCCAACCCCAACAGCCAACACCTGAGCTTCTGGGTACTGTCAGCGTTGTGGTTCCGACGTTAAACGAGGCACTTCGCATTAGTCCTCTGTTATCTGGCTTAAGTCGGCAAAGTTACGAAGTTCGAGAAATTATTGTCGTAGATAGTAATTCCCAGGATGGTACGCCGGATTTAGTCAAAACTGCACAGCAGCAAGACCCCCGTTTTCGCTTAATGACTGATGACCCCTTACCTGCTAATTGGGTGGGTCGTCCTTGGGCGTTACATAACGGCTTTTTGCATAGTTCTGAAGCCAGTCAGTGGTTTCTGGGGATGGATGCTGATACCCAACCAGACCCAGGTCTAGTTGCTAGTTTAGTGAAGACCGCAGAAGCCCAAGAATATGATTTAGTTTCCCTTTCGCCGCAGTTTATCCTTCAGTATCCCGGTGAATGCTTGCTGCAACCGGCATTATTAATGACTCTGCTGTATAGGTTCGACCCGGCGGGAATTACCACCGAACAACCAGAACGGGTAATGGCCAATGGGCAGTGCTTTTTGTGTCGCCGTTCTGTTTTAGCCGCAGTAGGTGGTTATACCAGTGCTAGAAGTTCTTTTTGTGATGATGTCACATTAGCGCGACATATTGCGGCTCAAGGCTTTAAGGTGGGCTTTTTGGATGGCGCAAAGGTGCTGAAGGTGCGGATGTATGAGGGCGCGGTAGAGACTTGGAAGGAATGGGGGCGCAGTCTGGATTTGAAAGACGCATCTCCATCTGCTCAAGTTTGGGGGGATTTATGGTTACTTTCAGCAGTTCAGGGTTTACCTTTGTTGGTTGTCCTCAGTTGCTGGTTAATTTCTTTGAATCCTCTGTTATTAGGCTTAAATGTATTTCTGTTGGTGATTCGTTTTGCTATGCTATTGGCGATCGCACCTTCATACGACCGCAAAAATGCTCAAGGCGGCTGGTTATTTTGGCTTTCTCCTTTAGCTGATCCCATCGCTGTACTGCGAATCTTTCTATCAGCGTTGCATACCCCAAAGGAGTGGCGAGGAAGAAAGTATAACTGA
- the rnhA gene encoding ribonuclease HI: MSNQRKIQSIYTDGACTGNPGPGGWGVVAYFSDGKIHEMGDAASYTTNNKMEMQAAIAALNFFHASGQAEPITLYTDSEYLINCVTKWLPGWKKRGWKKADGKPVQNQELLELLDQLNTRQVNWQHVRGHSGNIGNERCDVIARSFASGQIPSLQELSATESYKSLHSLGEANVEKVADYESKSTILHKSTQDNSTLISDINAMEPSSAQAAAANEEKLSTTRVKQLKNLLETLRIAEEISEKGYLITSSELADLMDVHASAVTSRGDEWRWRNWIVSRVRREGNQILWELERGDCGSRSAGGDRLETEDEI; encoded by the coding sequence ATGTCCAACCAACGCAAAATTCAAAGCATCTACACCGATGGCGCTTGTACTGGGAACCCTGGCCCTGGGGGTTGGGGTGTGGTCGCTTATTTCAGTGATGGCAAAATCCACGAAATGGGTGATGCTGCCAGCTATACGACTAATAATAAAATGGAAATGCAAGCGGCGATCGCAGCTTTAAATTTCTTCCACGCATCAGGACAAGCTGAACCCATCACCCTCTATACCGATAGCGAATACTTGATCAACTGCGTGACTAAGTGGTTACCAGGATGGAAAAAAAGAGGCTGGAAAAAAGCAGACGGTAAACCTGTCCAGAACCAAGAACTTTTAGAACTTCTCGATCAACTCAATACTCGCCAAGTAAATTGGCAACACGTCCGGGGACATTCTGGTAACATAGGTAACGAGCGCTGTGATGTGATTGCTCGCTCCTTTGCTAGCGGTCAAATCCCATCTCTACAAGAATTATCCGCTACTGAGTCCTACAAATCTTTACATTCTTTAGGTGAAGCAAATGTAGAAAAAGTAGCCGATTATGAATCTAAATCTACAATACTTCACAAAAGTACACAAGATAACAGTACTTTGATCTCAGATATAAACGCTATGGAACCATCCAGCGCACAAGCTGCGGCCGCAAATGAAGAAAAACTGTCTACAACCAGGGTAAAGCAACTCAAAAACTTGCTGGAGACTCTGCGTATAGCTGAGGAAATTTCGGAAAAAGGCTACTTAATCACCAGTTCTGAACTAGCAGACTTGATGGATGTCCACGCCAGTGCTGTAACTAGTCGGGGAGACGAGTGGCGCTGGCGGAACTGGATAGTGTCACGGGTAAGACGCGAAGGAAATCAAATTCTCTGGGAACTGGAACGAGGCGATTGCGGTTCGCGCAGTGCCGGAGGCGATCGCCTAGAAACCGAAGACGAAATATGA
- a CDS encoding MAE_28990/MAE_18760 family HEPN-like nuclease has translation MTAKVNINTVRSIIKTNNRLMEISFASGALFKTKICEETELVLNELLQDIPKAREWRIYDQCAVLTRLYAIYERFVEELISDWLILLPGLYPCYSDLEKTIRTTHQLGVGRLLTELNKSRYERLTVKKVMQGLFDGTTGEKKYELLPDAFLIHEQNLRRETLERLCANAGISNAWAWVEKHRSIKYFLEEIRGDQNSAEGELNEFISYRNDAAHGFPDEVLGASTLLELCDFVDALSQALAELVTYQVIKRKESIGQIREIGKITEWFKKSNAGVAKVGEIKLSVGNNLLLVSEQTSCCYLVAINSIQIDGISVNDLQTTTGMEVGLKFDLSAKEGLRLYQLEFE, from the coding sequence ATGACAGCAAAAGTTAATATTAATACTGTCCGTTCCATTATTAAAACTAATAATAGGCTGATGGAGATTTCGTTTGCTTCCGGTGCTTTATTTAAGACGAAAATATGCGAAGAAACAGAATTAGTCCTCAATGAACTTTTGCAAGATATACCGAAAGCGAGAGAATGGAGAATTTACGATCAATGTGCTGTATTAACACGCTTATATGCAATTTATGAGCGTTTTGTAGAAGAATTAATTAGTGATTGGTTAATACTTTTACCAGGATTATATCCCTGCTATTCAGATTTGGAGAAAACAATCAGAACTACTCACCAGCTAGGAGTAGGAAGATTACTGACTGAACTGAACAAAAGCAGGTATGAACGCCTTACTGTCAAGAAAGTTATGCAAGGTTTATTTGATGGGACTACTGGTGAGAAAAAGTATGAATTACTGCCAGATGCTTTTCTCATTCATGAACAGAACTTACGCCGAGAAACTTTAGAAAGATTATGTGCAAATGCTGGTATATCAAACGCTTGGGCATGGGTTGAAAAACATAGATCCATCAAATATTTTTTAGAAGAAATTAGAGGAGATCAGAATAGTGCGGAAGGAGAACTTAATGAATTTATTAGCTATCGTAATGATGCAGCACACGGTTTCCCTGATGAAGTTCTAGGGGCTAGTACATTATTAGAATTATGTGACTTTGTAGATGCTTTGTCCCAAGCACTTGCTGAGTTAGTAACTTATCAGGTGATTAAACGCAAGGAATCAATAGGGCAGATTAGAGAGATTGGCAAAATTACTGAGTGGTTCAAGAAGTCTAATGCTGGAGTTGCAAAAGTTGGAGAAATTAAGTTATCCGTTGGCAACAACCTTTTATTAGTCAGTGAACAGACATCTTGCTGCTATTTGGTTGCTATCAACAGTATTCAAATTGATGGTATTTCAGTGAATGATTTACAAACAACTACTGGGATGGAAGTTGGGTTAAAGTTTGACTTGAGTGCTAAAGAAGGGTTGCGTTTATATCAATTAGAATTTGAATAA